TGTAGATGTCTTATTTGTTCAAAGTTTGGTCGGctaatagaaaacaaaaaatctcaTTAGTAATCAATCAATCTGATACTATGTTATCTGAACTTATTGCAAAAAGTAACAGCAAGCTTGGTATTAACGGTTCAACTCTTGTTATGGAAAAAGATGGTACAAATATTGACGATAATGATGTTTTAAAGTTTTGTTCTGGCGAAACTTTTATGTTATTGCAAGCAGAAGAATTTTGGTTACCTCAAAATGAAACAGAATTACACAATATGGCATCCTGCAATACCCTAAGTGTAGATTCCATGTCTACTTTTTCATCCTCATCAAGTACACGACATCTTTCATCGCCAAAAACTGTATCACATAATGTACAATTGAATAATGATGACGTTTGGACAAGCTTTCGTATACCTTGGCACAATTTGGAATCTACAGTGCTTAAAGAATTAGAAGCAGGAAATcgcaacaaatatataatacatgctGTTGTAAATCGTATAGTATCTGAGATGAGGAATGTGCAAGAATTCATTCCATCCAAGGCATTCAAAATAACAGCTAAAAAGATCATCGAAAAGTATCCTCAAACATTCAAGGATATGGATGAAGAAGGTAAAAGTTTCGGAGATGGAAGTTATACATTATACTTAAAACTTCGTGATAGAAATTGCTATCTTAATAGACCACACATGAAAAGATCTTTAAGCCGTAGTTTAAACAtaccattaaaaaaacaacgaAAAGTTTTATCTGCTAAAGCTGGATGCAGCAATTGGCAGCCTGACAATTATGTTGAATcagaaacagaaaatattatagaagaaaaaactgaatttttaCGAGAAGTAACCTTTCAAGATGCTCTAGAAAATGATCTTGAGActcaaaagaaaatttattcatatcttgaaataatatttcctgcacaaagattgttttttaatGATGTCCATAAATCACCTacgataaaagatattaaaaattcatggCCAATacttctacaaaaaaaatatatattctggCATTACCACAAATTAATGGGACACTCTATTACTGTATTGAAAGAACAAATGTTGAAGAAAcaggaaaaaataattacctaTGGACGTCT
The window above is part of the Linepithema humile isolate Giens D197 chromosome 8, Lhum_UNIL_v1.0, whole genome shotgun sequence genome. Proteins encoded here:
- the LOC105674183 gene encoding uncharacterized protein, translated to MSYLFKVWSANRKQKISLVINQSDTMLSELIAKSNSKLGINGSTLVMEKDGTNIDDNDVLKFCSGETFMLLQAEEFWLPQNETELHNMASCNTLSVDSMSTFSSSSSTRHLSSPKTVSHNVQLNNDDVWTSFRIPWHNLESTVLKELEAGNRNKYIIHAVVNRIVSEMRNVQEFIPSKAFKITAKKIIEKYPQTFKDMDEEGKSFGDGSYTLYLKLRDRNCYLNRPHMKRSLSRSLNIPLKKQRKVLSAKAGCSNWQPDNYVESETENIIEEKTEFLREVTFQDALENDLETQKKIYSYLEIIFPAQRLFFNDVHKSPTIKDIKNSWPILLQKKYIFWHYHKLMGHSITVLKEQMLKKQEKIITYGRLKNYKEIINSTELTELKLIKIIMKHFKEDFYILCKTYSVSLIKTYIYNFVNYIIQGEAKVWKPPNKF